CTAGACGCCGGTATCATTCGTCCGTCAACATCACCATTTGCCTCGCCCATCACGATCGCCCCCAAGGCTGACGGTTCCTTTCGTCTGTGTACCGACTACAGAATCCTCAATCGCCAGACAGATATATTCCCATTTCCCATGCCCAATGTTGATGACATCATCAACGAAACTGGTGGGAGCACCGTATTTTCGTGCATAGATCTATGCAAGGAATTTTGGCAAATACCATTAACGGAGGACACAAAAAAATACACGGCGTTTGTCACACCATTCGACTTGTATGAATACAATCGTCTTCCGCTCGGTTGGAAAAACTCGTCTGCCTGGTTTCAAAAGATGATGACAGCCGTACTCCACCCGTTCATTGGGAAATTTGTACATGTCTACATCGATGACATCCTCATCTACTCTAGGTCCATGGAAGAACACTGTCAACATCTTCACCTAGTCCTACAAGCGCTACGCGAGGCAAACCTCAAGATCAACGTAAAAAAAGCGTTTGTTTCCAGTCTTCCGTTGTCTTCCTAGGACGGCGCATTAACGGGATGACAAAAACGACAAGGGAGGAGTCAGTAGACAAAATCAAACATATGAAGACTCCGCACGATGTCCACTCACTGAGGGTATTTCTAGGACTCGCAGGCCACTTCCGTGCCTTTATACAAGGTTATGCTGCGAGAACAAAATGTTTAACAGCCCTACTTCGGAAAGAAACTCAATTCATTTGGACACCAGAGTGTGAAAGTGCCTACCAAGACATCTTGAACAGAATTTTCTCCAACCCTGTTTTGGACCTCCCAGACTTCCGCTTACCCTTTGAGTTACACACTGATGCCTCCCAGTGCAGCACGGGTGCTGTCCTCTACCAGCGCGACATCACGAGACCAACACCCCAACAACTCACCGTTATTGGGTACCACTCGTATACCTTCAGCGATACCGAGCTTAATTACAGCACTACGGAAAAAGAACTACTTGCCGTAATCAAGGCAACTAGATATTTCTGCACCTTCCTGGATGGAAGAACATTCAAGCTGTTCACAGACCATCAGCCCATCACTCACATACTTGGATCTGCTGACCTCAAGGGCCGCCTTGCTAGATGGACTTCTGAATTACAGCACTTCGATATGCAAGTACATTACAAGCCAGGAATAGATCTCACGGACGCAGACGCCATGTCCCGACTGGGTCTCGAAGACCTCGCTGCTGCTTCCTTTTGTGACTCACAGTTATGGGAAGGTACTCATCCCCTAACACAGGAAGGCAGCAGATACAAAGTACCTCCTACCATGACACAAAGAATCCTCCAGCTCTACCACGACAGCCCGGAGTCAGGTGGGCATGATGGCATATTAAGAACATACCGCAAGCTATGTAAGCGCTTCACGTGGCCACACATGAAACAGCATGTCAAAGATTACATAAATTCCTGTGACGTGTGTCAAAGAACCAAGCTCAAGTATCGTCAAACGGCAGACCGAATGATATTGCCACAACACTCCTCAGTGCCCTTCGAGGTTATTCACCTCGACTTCGCCGAACTTCGAAAGAAGTCTGAAGGAATTACGGAAAACTCAGTCATTTCCGTTAGCTATCGACGAGCACACACGCATGGTCAACACTCGCCCAAGTGGCGAAGATGCCACAAGCATAATTGCAATGATGGAGCGAAATATCTTTAAAAATGTCAAGACGATCGTGTGCGATAATGGCCCTGAATTTACCAGCAAGCGCTTAGCCATATGGGCCCAGAGCAAGAACATACAACTTAAGTTTACAGCCCCATATCATCCCGCGGCAAACGGAATGGCTGAACGTGCTATTCGCGACATCAAACAATACATACTGTGGCAAGGAAACAGGTTTGGCAAGGTTTATTCGGGTTGATGCTGGAACTTCCAGAAGCgggagcgagcgagcgagcgtgcTGGAACCGATGATCACGTTGGCGATCGTCTGCCTCACAACTTCCCCCGGCGGAGAAAAGGAGCCAACCTGGCGACTGATGAACGGGACGGTTAGGGGGTAATGAAAGGCTAAAGGCGGGTGACGTGGACGGTTTCAGTGCCGCGGTGTCGACGGTCAGTAGGAGGCTCAACGGGTTCCACGACATAGTTCACCTCTGAGGTACGGCGAAGGACGCGGTAAGGGCCAAGGTATCGGGAAATGAGCTTTTCGCATAAGCCAGGAGTGCGAATGGGCGCCCAGAGCCATACTTTATCGCCGACACGAAATTCAGCGTGCCGGTGGCACTCATCGTAGCGATGCTTGGCGAGCGCTTGGTGGTGAAAAGTACGGAAACGGGCCAGTTGGCGGCATTCTTCGGTACGGGAAGTAGCGTCGGCCAAGGGTAGGTTGTGATCGGTTTGCGGGGTGTAAGGGAAAATGGTGTCGATGGTGCACAAGGGCTCGAGGCCATAAACAAGACGGAAAGGGCTGAAGCCCGTGGTGGCTTGCACTGCCGAGATGTAGGCAAACGTGACGTAGGGGAGGATGGCGTCCCAGTTGCTGTGATTGGCAGACACGTAACAAGCCAGCATATCGGCGAGGGTGTGATTGAAGCGTTCCGTAAGTCCATTTGTCTGAGTGTGGTAGGCAGAAGTGGGAGTGTGCACCACAGAGCAAGCCCGGAATATCTCCTGAAGCAGGGCGGCCAAGAAAGAACGGCCACGGTCGCTGACGATAACCCGCGGGGCGCCGTGACGTAGGAGAATGTAGttgacgaagaagtgggcgatTTCTTCTGAGGACCCGGAGACGAGGGCGGCGGATTCCACGTACCGGGTGGCATGGTCTATAGCGACAATAACCCACCGATTGCCGGAGGGTGTTATAGGGAGTGGGCCGAAAAGGTCGATCCCAATGCGTTCAAACGGGTGCTGGGGTGGGGTTAGGGGTTGAAGAAGGCCTGTGGTGGGCGGAGAGGAAGGCTTGCGTcgttgacagacgaggcaggcGTCGACGTACCGGTGAACATTACTATACATCCGAGGCCAAAAGTAACGCTGGCGGACACGGTTATAGGTCTTCAAGAAGCCGAGATGACCAGCCGTCACGACATTGTGGAGAGAACGTAGTATTTGCTGGCGGACGCAGGGAGGCGCGGCCAGAAGAAGTCGTGCGCCGTCGGGAGAGTAATTGTGCCGATATAAGACCCCGTCGGACAAGGTGAAATGTTTACTCTGGCGGATAACTTTCCGGTTAGTGGCTGGACATGTACCATCAAGGTGGCGGATTATAGGGTAAAATGTGGCATCCTTGAGCTGCTCCGTCCGAAGGAATGTGGGGTCGAAGGAGGTCAGAGGACAGCAAAGTAGGAGGGAAGGATCCGAGGCAGGGGACGGTTGATCGAGGGGTGGTGCCATCTCGTGCAGAAGGGGACAACGGGAAAGTGCGTCGGCATCAGAGTGCAGGAGGCCCGACTTGTACTTCACAGACACGTCGAACTCTTGAAGTCGTAGTGTCCACCTTCCAAGGCGGCCAACGGGATCTTTGAGGGTGCCGAGCCATCACAGGGCGTGGTGATCGGTAATAACAGAGAAGGACCTGCCGTAAAGATACGGACGAAATTTCTGTATGGCCCAGATGACGGCAAGGCACTCCTTCTCAGTGGTGGTGTAATTACGTTCGTTCTTAGAAAGGGTACGACTCGCAAAAGCGACAGAGTGTTCCATGGGAGCGTCAGAGGGGCGTTGAGCCAGTACCGCGCCGATGCCGACCCCGCTGGCGTCCGTATGCAGCTCTGTAGGTACGGAAGGTTCAAAGTGCTGAAGGACTGGAGCCGAAGTCAGGAGGGATTTGAGGCGATGAAAAGCTGCAGCACACGAAGGGGTCCAACAGTATTGGGCATCTTTCGTCAAAAGGCTGGTGAGAGGCGCAGCAATATCGGCAAAGCCCCTGATAAATCGTCGAAAGTACGAACATAGTCCAATGAAACTGCGCAAATCTCGTATGTTTGTTGGAGTGGGGAAGTCGTCCACGGCGCGTACCTTGTCGGGGTCGGGTGAGATGCCCTGAGCGGAAACGATGTGGCCCAACACTTTGATCTGCCGATAGCCAAAGTGGCACTTCTTGTGATTTAATTGCAGGCCAGCAGcggcgaagcagtcgaaaaCGGCCCGTAGCCGGTCCAAATGTTGGGGAAATGTCTGAGAGTACACGATGACATCATCCAAATAGCAAAGGCAAACATGCCATCGAAGGCCACGCAGAACAGTATCCATGAGGCGCTCGAAAGTCGCAGGTGCGTTGGTAAGTCCGAAGGGCATTACCTTAAATTCATATAAGCCATCCGGTGTAGTGAATGCCGTTTTTTCGATATCACAGTCCGCCATAGGGATTTGCCAGTATCCAGAGCGCAAGTccagagaagaaaagaaattagCATCACTGAGGGCATCCAGGGCATCATCAATCCGGGGCATGGGGTAGACGTCGCGACGTGTGATCTTGTTCAGCCAACGATAATCAACGCAGAACCGTATGCTGCCGTCCTTTTTCGTTACTAAGACAACAGGCGACGCCCAAGGGCTGGATGAGGGCTGAATAATGCCCCGAGAAAGGATGTCTGACACCTCCTTCTCTATGACTGCGCGCTCTGACGCAGAAAATCTGTACGGGCGCTGAcggacgggaggggaggtgccGGTGTAGATGCGGTGATGCACTCCTTTTGCGACTCCCAAGGGTGGCTTGCCAAGATCGAAGAGGTGGGAATACGTCGTTAATTGTGAAATGAGGGATGCGCAGTCGTCAGAGGAAAGAGTAGAAGCGATCATCGTGGTCAGGGAAGTAGGATTGACAGGCGTGTGCAAGCGAGCGGGTTCCGGCGTATCGTTGAGGGGAGCAAGGACATCGATGGGGTCACAGTCCTCTGCTGTGGCGACGACGAAGCCAGCGGGTAGGAGAGCAGCCACGTCGGCGGTGTTGGTTATGGGAATGTATGCTCGACCGTCTGTGAGCGAGGTGAGGCAGGATGGAGCAGCAAGTCCTTTGGAAGCTAGTGAGTGAACGTTGGGTGACACAATCATGCAGTACGATGCGCGGGAAGACCACGACAGGGTTGGAGTAAGAGGCGCGAACGTGACGGAGCGAGGAGGCAGGATGAGGGCAACAGGAGCAGATAGCTTGCAAGAAGGCGGAACGGTGGGCTCGGAGTCAAAGCACGGCACGGGACTGAGAAGGACCTCCTCACGAGCACAGTCTATGACAGCGAGATTGTCACGCAGGAAGTCCCAGCCCAAGATTACGTCGTGGCAGCAAGACGACAAGACAAGAAATTCAACTGGGTACGTAACGTCTCGAATAGTGACCCGTGCAGTACAAGTGGCAAGTGGAGAAATGATAGTCCCGGAGGCATCCTTAAGGTGGCGTCCGTCGTAAGCAGTCGTCACTTTGTTTAGGCGGCAACAGAAATCGGCAGTAATAACAGATCGAGCGGCACCGGTGTCTATCAAAGCAGCAACAACGTGGCAATCAACGAATGCGGGAACCAGGTTTCGAGGGGAGGGCGGGGGTGGTTCCTCAAGCGCCGTGGTCGCAGTCCGCCCTCGTCGGACTGCGGCTATTGGTTTTCCGGTCGCGGCGGACTCGGAGGGCGAGGAGACCGCCTTGAGGGTGATCGTCCGGGATACGGAGAAGGGGAGCGACGACGTGGTGATCGCGAGGAAGGTGCGAGTTAAGAACAATTATATCCTGGGGACATCATACGAGGTCTGTTGGTAGCTTCCAGGGGTAGATCTGACAGGGCGTGGGGTCTCGGGGCGCCGTAGCCGGCAGGATATTcattttaacagcgtttattttcaggacgtgtatttttaagcggtttatttcgGAAAATGGATTTTGAAGGGTGGAACTACAAGCCTGGATTTTTATGCTTTATTTTAAGAGaattatttcggcgtacagccaaAACGCCGGAGTGGCATAActtttgtagcgaggacaggtTCTGAGCGTTTATGGTGCcaccaaaggatacacgacagcaagcACAGGTTTAGCGACCACGAAAGAATATACGGCACCGAGCAAGCAAACACggcacagcaacacattttgcaatAGACGGAATAGGTAGAGTTTATTGCATGTGAAACACAAGAACGCGCACCTCGACACGAGACGCCAGGGATCTCTCTCAGACGCGCGAGCGGCTTGCGTACACCTTGTACTCTGCGTTCGGTACTTAGTGTGAAGAAAATTGGCGGCGCAATCTTGCGGTTTATCCACATCCGACCCGCTCCTGATCCGGCACCATCCGCGCCCGATCCGCAGATCAAAACAAGCCTacatatttcatccgaacccgCAACTTTCTTGCGAATATCTGTGGGTATACGCTTCCATCCGCAGACGGTGCAGGCCTTTAGCTGTGGGCCTCACTAGGACCTAGTACAGCATGGACAAAGGATCGTGCACCACCACGAGGTTCCGTCGCTTCCAGTAGTTCTGGCATGTAAATGACGTTTTTGTATGTTCGTCTTTTCCTCTAGCGTTACAATTTGTTAGTCGtttcgtggttaatatttttACTGAATTCTTCACCATTTAAATGTGGCAGTTAAAGGAAACTTTGATCATCTGAACATGTATTTACGCGCCTAATATTCATGctggtgaattggaactccacagCGCTCAACTGGTGTCATGTTCCTTTCTTCCGGATGgttgtcatattgaaaaccaacaAGAAAAAATTGGAAATGCAAGGAATTAAAACGGGAACCCCATACATGCAACGTAGGTCagtgtggccgtaataccctctactactactacaaaaaataaaagaaaaagaaaaaatattttgaatacgaaaaaacaccctcgagattttttaatatgttgtagaagAAGGCTcattctataaaactgcgttgatTTCAGACGTCttttccgacctcttcattgcgtgttttccGCTCAactgtagcgaattttggaaaaatcgcatacttccccTATTTTCCTACAATGACaacgaaagttacgtgtcttgcaatttttcctgttgaagtattccatgaGACCCGggaaggaaaaaatattcaCTAAAATTTAGTGGTTTGATTTTACAGAGAAAAATCGCGAAATAGGAGGAAAGTTACGAAACTCTTGACCTGTGTATACCAGCGGTGATCTAAGCatgacaaccgggatttgagacgatggtttcctctatacgcaaaagaaaatcGCGCACCTCTAGGTGCTTTCaatgagccgcagctgccgttcacgcaaGACACTGTTTTCGCCAGCGCAGGCGAGATTTACtagtgtctagcacccgccacattgatatCTGGAAGAAACGTTTCGTGATATGTCgctttgcactattagggactgctaaaaaaattcgtaaaaattGGCTATActtttgtgagggccgagcaggtccacttgatcatttcgcgtggaatagCTCGGTGCTTAGTCACATCGTGAGAGAGTTCTCTTGGCTTGTCACGTGGCCTCCGTAGAAAAGCGGATAACTTCGCGTGAGCAGGGGAATCACAGGTCTGCTGAAGCCATTTATTGCGTAAAAACATAATACACTGGTGACACACTTGAACGCGGTCAAAGACAGaaccttttttttctccacGCCTTCTATGCCCCTTTAATATACAAATATACTACTTGGTATACAAATATACACTTGAACTTTCGTAACGAAATTGATAAGCCGTTACTGTTAATTGAAATTAAGGGCATAGCCTAGGTAAAGATGAACAGACTTCCTTTAGAAAAGCCGTTAAGTGCAAGAAAAGTGCATTGTTGTCGAGATATTCTGGCCACAATTATGAATACTAGGTAGCTAGTTTGTTTCTTTCTATTGCGGGTTCAGCTTATTTGTGTAAATTGGAACGAAATGTTTTATTATCTAAGTGGCGCATGTATTTTTTCCACCAAATTTTTCATTTCACCTGAATCTTTCCTATGTAAAATTTCCTCGTCTCACTCCAATACGTTTTCTGTAAATTTTActttcctcacctcaatgtccatgaggtgcagtcctcatttgccctcgtgaggatgccTACCTCTGTGTACACGACGTTTGTGTTGACAGCAACATTTCAACGTTTCTGTTTGTTCCTCGCTCTCTTCTTCTGTAAGCTGCTGCGATCGAAATGAAATTTACTCCACGCAAATTTACAAGGAACGTATATCTTCCAAGAGCTGTTTGCAGCCAAATGAAGTAGTTTCGTCGCTGCCGAAAGTTCACTGTTGCCGCTACATTTAGAATACGCTACCCTTCGGAGTGcatcagaaaattatgaagcaatGAAGGAGACTCAGTGATAGAAACTCCAAGTTTATTCAGAGGATGAAATGTCATAATTTAATATGTAAACTGAGGACACATCTCGATAAAAGGTATCAACAATACCACGAACTCTGTCCAGTGTCTCAAACTAGCCACAgacgtcaactacatacgcacTTTAGACACGCACCCAGCAATGTACTTGAAATAACGTTAAAATGTTCAAATGCTTACAAAAGTGTGTTCATAAAATATAGCATAGCTATGTCAGATTAACTTACGGTGTTAGTTGCACTTTGTATTGTAAGAGGTATTGTTATAAACATGCTAGGAGCTCTCTGATTTCACCCATGGGAAGAATGCATTACTCTCCCATATAAGCTTTGCAATATTTCCACTTGCTTCGCGTACACTGTTGAATACAATTTCCATAAATATTACGTCACACAAAAATGTCAGAAGTGAACAAAATCGCTCAGACACAGACGCATCCGCTACGTCTACGGAGTTCAAATTTACAACACACAACATACAGTCTGTAAAAACCTTAAGGTACATTAAAACCTAGGTAGCCCACAGTCCAGAgctactatatatatatatttatagaCAATGCTGAAATTAGGTAGGTAAAAACAGCCTAAAGCCGTATTTATAGTAACTGCAACCCAAAAATGTGCTCTATATATACGTATGTTATAACATGTAAAAATGCAGGACCACTGACCGTTTTTCCTACATTCCTTAAATTACCTTTCATTTCCAGACAATATCATGTCATGCCATTTTGTGCTGAGATGGGATTTTCAAGCACAGCAAAGGCGAGCCGTTATAAAGCCATTATAACTATAACACACTATATATTATAGAAGAACGCAACACTATTCCAGGAAACCAGGTATGGCAAATTACTTTAAGCTGCTAACAAATTCGACGACTATTCAGAAACGTTTTCACAACACAAGGAAGATAATCCAGATACCTTAAGATTACTGGTGCTCAACTACTAAATTCTCAAATTCCTTACTTTAAGTCAATGATTAATGAAATGCTAGCCATGCGTGTCACGTTTAAGGTCCACCTCCCAGTGCACGGTGGCATTGTCATTTTGGGATAGTCTTAAAAGCATGTTTAGGGCCTGTTACTCATGCAGTTCGAGTCTCCCATCAACGGTTAATAATTCACGCCTCAAACTGCGGATATGTTCAGCTGTTGCCACACAACACTTTGTACAAAACAGTTAAAAAGTGTCAAGCGGTCGCTATGAGACGCTCACGCAACTGCTGAATGAGACCTTTTTCCTCCTATCTACAATGCTTTGAAGGCAGGGAGCACTGGTACTGGCCTTGATACCAAGTCTCCTGACGACTGGACACTGGCCTGGACTGGGCGACGCGCAGGAAGCCACGGTACCTTGGTCTTCTGGTATAGGCACATGAAGCGTGGGCTGGCAGATGCTGATGCGCGAACCAATGCGGAGGTGGCAGTGGTCGCGGGTCATGGGGCACTTGAACGAGTGCAAGTTTGTCGCGCTCATGGACTTGCGCAGGATTCCTTTGGGAGGCTTGAGACTGCCGTCTGTGGAGTCATCCGAGTCGCTCGGAGCAGAGCTAGAGGACGTAAATGAACTTTAAGTACAGAACATTAAAAATGTCGTATAAATAGTTTATCTAGGTGCGATCGATGACGGTAGCGAAACAGAAAAGCTGATATGAATATAATAGAGCaagcaagctagctggtgtaggTTATTAGACGGTAACAATGTTTGGCACTAGAGGCACTAGGCAGCTAGAGGAGGAGAGGAACGGTTGGGGAGGACACATCCTATTTTACGGGAACCCGTGTCTGTTCTTAACTGTTTGTCTTCCTCAAGCTCGAGTATATGCTGcattctagaaaaaaaaaattcgcacaCGCCACTCAGCTTTGGGCCGCCTAATGCATTGTAAGTGTTGCTTTCGTACATTACAGATTATGTATTTGTTGTGCCTGTTTATATTATACATATTAGACCAGTATTTATATGCAGATTAATGCACTTGCGTTCGCAGAAAGGCTGGTGCATATAAATAGTACGTAGGATAAGTCACCGTTCATGGTAGAAAATTCGCCGTAACCGCGAAATGAAAACATAGGTATACCCTTTTTGATTTGTGGTGGTGAAGTgacagggaaaaaaaaggagagacgTGTCTCTTGACAAAGTCCGACTGACTACGTCATGCAGCGAGCCTACACACGGGGAATACACAAACAGGTGTGCATCAGTGAACGGTTTAAAGTTACGGAGTGACACGATTGTTTGTTGGTTGAATATTCAACTCAAGTGGCACGATGCCAGACGACTAGGTGCATCATGCTGCTAGAGGGACAGTGCTTGCCGCTTACAGTTCAAAAGGCCTCAGCCACGAAAAAATCACCACACCTGTCTAATATGACGACCGTCTGTCGAAGTAGTGCTCCCAATTGTTCATTAAATGCCACTGCTGACTAAAAAATGATTTGTACAATGAATGAACCACGACCAAACGGTCATTACGCAAATTTATAAATGTCCCAGCCCTGAGGACACAACCTGTAAATAGCATCTTACATGCTCAATACTCGTTTTCAGCAGGTGATCACAGCCTTTGGAAATTGCACACCGCCTTCCTGTTACGCATTACTCCAACTATGTCGGTGCTCCAACTCTTCCGCGAATGGTTACCTAACCGAAGGAATCCTTCGGAAATGCACCTACGCTTCAACATGCGCTGATGTAAAGCGCTCGCTCAAATGATTCGCTCAACCTCCCTAAGTATCTCGTTGATATCGCAGCGTGTTCACAGTGAGACAACGGCACAGTGATATTAACCCCAGCTATCACAGTGAATTTCATGTGAGGACAACATCAGCCGAAAATGTTTCACACTCACTTTTGCTGCTCCAAAGCTTCATCGTGCAAAGCAAGGACGATTTGGGGCTTGCTTTCTGCCAGGTAAGAGACGGGAGATTCCATGACAACATCTCGAATCTCGTCCATGCGGAGATTGGATTGAATGAACAGATGCAGGCTCTTGTTTGATAGATACAGATCCTCCAATAGTACTCTGAAATCACGACAGCTTTCGTGAGCAATTTGCCTGGCGAAGTACAGTACGTTCTGAGCCTGTGGGTTTATTGAGGATGGGTTCAAGAAGAAATGCGAACCCATGCATGCAAGTTTAATCTGTGTGGtgacaacaaatacactgatgatgaatggggtgGTTCGCCACCTCACTTGTGCCTACTACCCCAATGTCGCCGGGACTGTATGAGATGTAAATGCGCGTGTGTACGCTCATACAccaactatacagggtgtttccttttaccTGCAACACATTTTcgtaaaaaggggagttgccttagggcggttttacttttgGCATTGGATTACTCGAGGGGGCTGCTACTATGAAACAATTTTTTCTCAATTATGGGACTAATTAAGATATATCTTATTCAACTTTTtcattattgactttagggagctaATTGaaattgcaatattaaagcctgagcTTCACACGATGCGCTCGAACCAGtgatgaagcactaaagtaatCTCAGTGCGTGCTATAGACCCAAGTATTTCCCCTTGGCCGTCCGCTGGAAACAAAGTGATCCccaaaagagcgacggtgacgtcgatatctccgcgcTCACTTAACGTCAAAGAATATCGTCATACGCGATGTTTGCAAACCCTTACCACGGTTCGTTTGAcaatctttgttttgtttttcttttttcttcatttctttcttttcgccTTCATGTGTTCGCAGCCGCTTGTAGTAGTCATTTCATCCTGCCGAACACTGCTAGAGTTGCcgccaggccggtattataccggcacgaccggttatttgctcgctctgccggtaggaaggtgataccggcagccttttgccggtatttgtggctcaacacctttcataggggcttctacggggttttcccttcaacattccactacagcttgaataaatctggagcacagacacaactccgtagtcaccagtcctTTTCCTtgttattcattgttattattattgttgtcttgagcgagtacgctcgttctttctttctctctttctgtaTGCTCTCcgcccctcacccactttccacttcccgcgaacatttcctcctttccctctgtcccacctcctctccctcagccggtatttttcactacgaaaggtggcaaccctaaacACTGCTCTTGCCCTTCCCcggtacgataagcgctgataCGTATTGCTGAAGTGCAAAGCTCattgcaagcaaaaaagaacaaacaaaacaaagatcgtgaaacattgCGTATTCCTGTGACGcaaagtgagggcggagatatcggcGTCACCGTCGCACTTTTGGCGATCACTTAAGATGAGCAAGAGACGGCAGAGCTCAAATAATTAGGTCTGTGGCGCGCTGAGATTACTTTCGTGCTTcgtcagtggttcgagcgcatCGTGTGAAGCTCAGGCTTTAATATTACAATCGCCATGTGCTCcgtaaagtcaataattaaaaagttggttAAAATCTCTCtattagtcccctaattgagaaTACATACGGCTTCCttgtagcagccccgtcgagtaaccCAATGGcgaaagtaaaagcgtcctaaggcaatTCCCCTCTTTATGAACATTTGTtacagataaaaggaaacaccctgtatatttaaaGCATTATGAATACAAGATGCGGTcgccag
This Ornithodoros turicata isolate Travis unplaced genomic scaffold, ASM3712646v1 Chromosome23, whole genome shotgun sequence DNA region includes the following protein-coding sequences:
- the LOC135373274 gene encoding sorting nexin-10-like; amino-acid sequence: MKINDFDVGADLDGDSGHFSLSPKSVTQCDEGMEDIQLEETFLHINVRNPITHNVKGEYYTTYDIAIETNNASFTMSSSQVRRRFSEFYQLRHLLSEQLPSLTPPTLPFRTFLVKRFDSSFIEARRKGLEEFLKEVLLEDLYLSNKSLHLFIQSNLRMDEIRDVVMESPVSYLAESKPQIVLALHDEALEQQNSAPSDSDDSTDGSLKPPKGILRKSMSATNLHSFKCPMTRDHCHLRIGSRISICQPTLHVPIPEDQGTVASCASPSPGQCPVVRRLGIKASTSAPCLQSIVDRRKKVSFSSCVSVS